A genomic region of Drosophila kikkawai strain 14028-0561.14 chromosome X, DkikHiC1v2, whole genome shotgun sequence contains the following coding sequences:
- the LOC108079462 gene encoding dnaJ homolog subfamily C member 25 homolog, translating into MQAHGLLLVLALLPTLALGLLEGLYCGKENCYDVLGVTRESSKSEIGKAYRQLARRYHPDLHRGEEAKATAEIQFKLVATAYEILRDEESRTDYDYMLDNPDAYYAHYYRYYRRRVAPKVDVRVVIVVVLTIVSVIQYYSGWQRYDSAIKYFATVPKYRNQALDIARDEIQERIQKKGKNRMSKTDQREELERIIRRVIEEKMDVKGGYAKPTLWDVLWVQLIICPYTILSFIVWHAQWFWRYTVMKQPYGREQKLHLIRRHLGMGQHQFEAQEDKLIEEYLHLELWKRDNFVAWKAEQDEEMKKKLAENPRYKAYRRYMKNHGPGRITFED; encoded by the coding sequence ATGCAGGCTCATGGACTACTCCTAGTACTGGCTTTGCTGCCCACACTGGCCCTCGGCCTCCTGGAGGGCTTGTACTGCGGCAAGGAGAACTGCTACGATGTGCTGGGCGTTACCAGGGAGTCCTCCAAGTCGGAGATCGGCAAGGCCTACCGCCAGCTGGCCAGGCGCTATCATCCGGATTTGCATCGCGGCGAGGAGGCCAAGGCGACGGCGGAGATACAATTCAAGCTGGTGGCCACCGCCTACGAGATCCTGCGGGACGAGGAGTCGCGCACAGATTACGACTACATGCTGGACAATCCGGATGCATACTATGCGCATTACTATCGCTACTATCGTCGCCGCGTGGCCCCCAAGGTGGATGTACGCGTTGTCATTGTGGTGGTGCTCACCATTGTCTCCGTCATCCAGTACTATTCCGGCTGGCAGCGCTATGACTCGGCCATCAAGTACTTTGCCACGGTGCCCAAGTACAGGAATCAGGCGCTGGACATAGCACGAGATGAGATCCAGGAGCGGATCCAGAAGAAGGGCAAAAATCGCATGTCGAAAACGGATCAGCGTGAGGAGCTGGAACGTATTATACGACGGGTGATCGAGGAGAAGATGGACGTCAAGGGCGGCTATGCGAAGCCAACCCTCTGGGATGTCCTGTGGGTGCAGCTCATCATCTGCCCGTACACGATACTCTCGTTTATTGTGTGGCATGCGCAATGGTTTTGGCGCTACACGGTGATGAAGCAGCCCTATGGCCGGGAGCAGAAGCTGCATCTGATACGCCGACACCTGGGCATGGGCCAGCATCAGTTCGAGGCGCAGGAGGATAAGCTAATCGAGGAGTATCTGCATCTCGAGCTGTGGAAGCGTGACAATTTCGTGGCCTGGAAAGCGGAACAGGACGAGGAGATGAAAAAGAAGCTGGCGGAGAATCCGCGCTACAAGGCCTATCGGCGTTACATGAAGAACCATGGCCCCGGGCGCATCACCTTCGAGGATTAG
- the LOC108079428 gene encoding DALR anticodon-binding domain-containing protein 3 — translation MDHSSPLHQVSQHLLDFFTMPAGSDALPPLSVRQLGDTIRYNILGLTDNGDLSVSANARFWQAVVAKQRRQLRSGTDDLMPENEELQSLIEQAAMWRFPFKEAKSLPIGRYTLSFQRLPIITHVLTNVLSQAGDYGRRSKTEQSPTLSLTLQNAGVRAGQTPQELRHYRLQVIYNIIRRLAEYSPWRLVEPEDVKKDTIRVHVELQKCTQPELKDHVCLVSGPVVEPVQKTATKMTLDGYLELRTTHMRQVAIHRNGIRQSGISNMDTLMKRLGSAAVIVDLASVRHQSAVTLVRNGLGSSKGASYILYNSARLETLLRTFNDQVKAKVYDPLPPLEEIDLSILEDDLDWEIIYGYLLPFPDVLESLLEQLPQGSCGIHQFVRYIENLAGVTSRYYRHKKVLVQRRSQLSPILYARIYLIMTVRQVLNVVLAVLGIEPVDYI, via the exons ATGGATCACTCCAGTCCATTGCACCAGGTTAGTCAGCACCTCTTAGACTTTTTCACCATGCCGGCCGGCAGCGATGCACTGCCTCCGTTAAGCGTGCGCCAATTGGGCGACACTATCCGCTACAACATCTTGGGTCTGACTGATAATGGGGACCTCAGCGTTTCCGCCAACGCTCGCTTCTGGCAGGCCGTTGTCGCCAAGCAGAGACGCCAACTGCGCAGCGGCACGGATGATCTGATGCCGGAGAACGAGGAGCTCCAATCGCTGATCGAACAGGCCGCCATGTGGCGCTTTCCATTCAAGGAGGCCAAATCTTTGCCCATCGGACGCTACACCCTGAGTTTTCAGCGCCTTCCCATAATTACCCATGTCCTTACGAATGTGCTGTCGCAGGCCGGCGATTATGGACGTCGCAGCAAGACTGAACAGTCGCCCACCTTGTCCTTGACTCTTCAGAACGCTGGCGTAAGAGCAGGCCAAACCCCCCAGGAGTTGCGCCACTATCGCCTGCAGGTAATCTATAATATCATTCGTCGTCTGGCTGAGTATTCGCCTTGGCGTCTGGTCGAGCCCGAGGATGTAAAGAAGGACACCATACGTGTGCATGTGGAACTGCAAAAATGCACACAGCCAGAGCTGAAGGATCATGTCTGCCTGGTCAGTGGACCCGTGGTGGAGCCGGTGCAGAAGACGGCCACCAAGATGACCCTGGATGGTTATTTGGA GCTGCGCACCACCCACATGCGCCAAGTGGCCATCCACCGCAATGGCATCCGTCAGTCGGGCATCAGCAACATGGATACCTTGATGAAGCGCCTGGGCTCAGCTGCCGTGATTGTGGACCTGGCCAGTGTGCGCCACCAGAGCGCCGTCACACTGGTGCGCAATGGACTGGGCAGCTCGAAGGGTGCTTCGTACATATTGTACAATTCGGCCCGCCTGGAGACCCTTCTGCGCACCTTTAACGACCAGGTGAAGGCGAAGGTATATGATCCTCTACCGCCGCTGGAGGAGATTGATCTCAGCATTCTGGAAGATGAT TTGGATTGGGAAATTATCTACGGCTACTTGCTGCCCTTCCCCGATGTCCTGGAATCCCTGCTGGAACAGTTGCCGCAGGGCTCGTGCGGCATCCACCAGTTTGTGCGCTACATTGAGAATCTGGCCGGGGTCACCAGTCGCTACTATCGCCACAAGAAGGTGCTCGTCCAGAGGCGCAGCCAACTGTCACCGATCCTCTACGCCAGAATCTACCTCATCATGACCGTGCGTCAGGTTCTCAATGTGGTGCTAGCCGTGCTGGGCATCGAGCCCGTTGACTATATCTAA
- the arm gene encoding armadillo segment polarity protein isoform X2 translates to MSYMPAQNRTMSHNNQYNPPDLPPMVSAKEQTLMWQQNSYLGDSGIHSGAVTQVPSLSGKEDEEMEGDPLMFDLDTGFPQNFTQDQVDDMNQQLSQTRSQRVRAAMFPETLEEGIEIPSTQFDPQQPTAVQRLSEPSQMLKHAVVNLINYQDDAELATRAIPELIKLLNDEDQVVVSQAAMMVHQLSKKEASRHAIMNSPQMVAALVRAISNSNDLESTKAAVGTLHNLSHHRQGLLAIFKSGGIPALVKLLSSPVESVLFYAITTLHNLLLHQDGSKMAVRLAGGLQKMVTLLQRNNVKFLAIVTDCLQILAYGNQESKLIILASGGPNELVRIMRSYDYEKLLWTTSRVLKVLSVCSSNKPAIVDAGGMQALAMHLGNMSPRLVQNCLWTLRNLSDAATKVEGLEALLQSLVQVLGSTDVNVVTCAAGILSNLTCNNQRNKATVCQVGGVDALVRTIINAGDREEITEPAVCALRHLTSRHVDSELAQNAVRLNYGLSVIVKLLHPPSRWPLIKAVIGLIRNLALCPANHAPLREHGAIHHLVRLLMRAFQDTERQRSSIATTGSQQPSAYADGVRMEEIVEGTVGALHILARESHNRALIRQQSVIPIFVRLLFNEIENIQRVAAGVLCELAADKEGAEIIEQEGATGPLTDLLHSRNEGVATYAAAVLFRMSEDKPQDYKKRLSIELTNSLLREDNNIWANADLGMGPDLQDMILYQ, encoded by the exons ATGAGTTACATGCCAGCCCAGAATCGGACCA TGTCCCATAATAATCAATATAATCCGCCGGATCTGCCGCCAATGGTGTCCGCCAAGGAGCAGACTCTGATGTGGCAGCAGAACTCATACCTGGGCGACTCTGGCATCCATTCGGGCGCTGTTACCCAGGTCCCATCGCTGTCTGGCAAGGAGGATGAGGAGATGGAGGGCGATCCGCTTATGTTTGATTTGGACACTGGTTTCCCGCAGAACTTTACACAGGATCAGGTGGATGATATGAATCAGCAGCTAAGCCAGACACGCTCCCAACGTGTCCGTGCTGCCATGTTCCCAGAGACGCTGGAGGAGGGCATCGAAATACCCTCCACCCAGTTTGATCCGCAGCAACCGACGGCTGTTCAACGTCTGTCGGAGCCATCGCAGATGTTAAAGCATGCGGTGGTTAATCTAATCAATTACCAGGATGATGCCGAACTGGCCACCAGGGCCATTCCCGAGTTGATTAAGCTGCTGAACGATGAGGATCAGGTGGTGGTGTCCCAGGCCGCCATGATGGTCCACCAGCTGTCGAAGAAGGAGGCCTCGCGGCATGCCATTATGAACAGCCCCCAGATGGTGGCCGCTTTGGTGCGTGCCATCTCGAACAGCAATGATTTGGAGAGCACCAAGGCAGCGGTTGGCACGCTGCACAACTTGTCGCATCATCGCCAGGGTCTGTTGGCCATCTTCAAGAGTGGCGGGATACCGGCACTCGTGAAGCTGCTCTCCTCGCCCGTGGAGAGTGTGCTCTTCTATGCAATTACCACGCTGCACAACCTGTTGCTGCATCAGGATGGCTCCAAGATGGCCGTCCGTTTGGCAGGTGGACTCCAGAAAATGGTCACTTTGCTGCAGAGAAACAATGTCAAGTTTCTGGCCATTGTCACCGATTGCCTACAAATTCTGGCCTACGGCAATCAGGAGAGCAAGCTGATTATCCTTGCCTCCGGTGGACCGAATGAATTGGTGCGCATTATGCGTTCCTACGACTACGAGAAGCTACTGTGGACCACCTCGCGCGTGCTGAAGGTGCTGTCCGTCTGCTCCAGCAATAAGCCGGCCATTGTGGACGCCGGCGGCATGCAGGCTTTGGCCATGCACTTGGGCAACATGTCGCCACGTCTGGTGCAGAACTGCCTGTGGACGCTGCGCAATCTATCGGATGCGGCCACCAAAGTGGAGGGTCTCGAGGCCCTGCTCCAGTCGCTCGTCCAGGTGCTCGGCTCCACCGATGTCAATGTGGTCACCTGTGCCGCCGGCATCCTCTCGAATCTGACGTGCAACAATCAACGCAACAAGGCCACCGTTTGCCAGGTGGGCGGCGTGGATGCTCTCGTCCGTACCATAATTAATGCCGGCGATCGCGAGGAGATTACCGAGCCGGCTGTCTGTGCCCTGCGTCACCTGACCTCGCGTCACGTTGACTCGGAGCTGGCCCAGAATGCCGTGCGTCTGAACTATGGCCTATCGGTGATTGTGAAGCTCTTGCATCCGCCATCACGCTGGCCATTGATCAAGGCCGTAATTGGGCTCATTCGCAATTTGGCTTTATGTCCGGCCAACCATGCCCCGTTGCGTGAGCACGGGGCCATCCATCACCTGGTGCGGCTGCTAATGCGCGCCTTCCAGGACACAGAGAGG CAACGCTCCTCGATTGCCACCACTGGCTCCCAGCAGCCATCTGCCTACGCCGATGGCGTACGCATGGAGGAGATTGTCGAAGGCACGGTGGGGGCCTTACATATACTGGCCCGGGAGTCGCATAACCGGGCACTCATCCGCCAGCAGTCGGTGATACCGATCTTTGTGCGTTTGCTGTTCaacgaaattgaaaatattcag CGCGTGGCTGCCGGTGTCCTTTGTGAACTGGCCGCCGACAAGGAAGGAGCCGAGATTATAGAGCAGGAGGGTGCCACCGGGCCATTAACTGATCTGCTGCATTCGCGCAACGAGGGCGTGGCCACATACGCCGCCGCCGTGCTCTTCCGTATGAGCGAGGACAAGCCGCAGGACTACAAGAAGCGGTTGTCCATTGAGCTGACCAACTCGCTGCTGCGCGAGGATAACAACATTTGGGCCAACGCTGACCTGGGCATGGGTCCCGATCTGCA
- the LOC108079348 gene encoding SREBP regulating gene protein, which translates to MWPAALSRLFRRRIVYIVLVVVLLVTGFGHLFDQDTFAGLHYDEYVVQRTRPLLWTQQLLAPEEQLNRTRGDPEARCRNSVQGRRLVADERGFVCRRKEVLPNGCCNTELPNIGYYSCRTCNATTHCCGLYEYCVSCCLHPGQQPLLERVLRSPNTPKYTFASVTDHFELCLVKCRTNSHSVAHENKYRDPAAKHCYGLTEAHESQRDVAPKGASAS; encoded by the exons ATGTGGCCAGCCGCCCTGTCTCGCCTATTCAGACGCCGCATTGTGTACATTGTGCTGGTGGTAGTGCTGCTTGTCACCGGATTTGGTCACCTCTTTGACCAG GACACCTTTGCGGGTCTGCACTACGATGAGTATGTGGTGCAGCGCACGCGACCCTTACTCTGGACACAACAGCTCCTGGCCCCGGAGGAGCAGCTCAATCGGACCCGCGGCGATCCGGAGGCGCGCTGCCGGAACTCGGTGCAGGGTCGCCGCTTGGTGGCCGACGAGCGGGGCTTCGTCTGCCGCAGGAAGGAGGTGCTGCCCAATGGTTGCTGCAACACGGAACTGCCCAATATCGGTTACTACAGCTGTCGCACCTGCAATGCCACCACACACTGCTGCGGTTTGTACGAGTACTGCGTGTCCTGCTGCCTCCATCCAGGCCAGCAGCCGCTGCTGGAGCGTGTGCTCCGATCGCCCAACACGCCCAAGTATACCTTCGCCAGCGTAACGGACCATTTCGAACTGTGCCTGGTCAAGTGCCGTACCAACTCCCACTCTGTGGCCCATGAGAACAAATATCGCGACCCAGCGGCCAAGCACTGCTACGGCCTAACGGAGGCCCACGAGTCGCAGCGGGATGTGGCGCCCAAGGGAGCGAGTGCCAGCTAA
- the LOC108079351 gene encoding probable isoaspartyl peptidase/L-asparaginase CG7860, which produces MPRPMLLIHGGAGDIPDSRIIGKFLGIKQALRSAWHLLQPKENDGPGGGSALDAVEAAVRSMELDENFNAGYGSCLNTNGQVEMEASLMEGSDLRAGCITLLRDVMHPITVARRLMEKQRHTFIGGDAAQELALATGSERLQPGALVTDGARYTLKEFQEQLAQGKDPFFARTELAGGEEKTPVREPVSVPAPKTDPSGETVGAVAIDAQGLIVAGTSTGGITGKWPGRIGDTPILGSGTYADNGRGGVSTTGHGETIMRYNLAQRILAAIEYKGLSAQEAVDQECREMTKRLGGTGGAIVVGHNGDLGIGFTSQRMAWGYVQDGTIFYGIEGKVVHQEPFELQA; this is translated from the coding sequence ATGCCACGCCCAATGCTGCTCATCCATGGCGGGGCCGGCGACATTCCGGATTCCCGCATCATCGGGAAGTTCCTGGGCATCAAGCAGGCCCTCCGCTCCGCCTGGCATCTGCTACAGCCGAAGGAGAATGACGGCCCTGGTGGTGGCAGTGCCTTGGATGCCGTGGAGGCGGCGGTGCGCAGCATGGAGCTGGACGAGAACTTCAATGCCGGCTATGGCTCCTGCCTGAACACCAACGGCCAGGTGGAGATGGAGGCCAGCCTAATGGAGGGCAGCGATCTGCGGGCTGGCTGCATTACCCTGCTGCGTGATGTGATGCATCCTATAACGGTGGCCCGGCGACTCATGGAGAAGCAGCGGCACACTTTCATTGGCGGCGATGCTGCCCAGGAGCTGGCCCTGGCCACAGGCAGTGAGCGTTTGCAGCCGGGAGCCCTCGTCACGGACGGCGCCCGTTATACACTCAAGGAGTTCCAAGAGCAGTTGGCCCAGGGCAAGGATCCCTTCTTTGCGCGCACAGAACTGGCCGGCGGAGAGGAGAAGACTCCAGTCCGAGAACCCGTCTCAGTGCCAGCTCCCAAGACCGATCCCAGTGGCGAAACGGTGGGTGCCGTGGCCATAGATGCACAGGGTCTGATTGTGGCTGGCACCTCCACTGGTGGCATCACTGGCAAGTGGCCAGGTCGCATTGGAGACACGCCCATCCTAGGCAGCGGCACCTATGCGGATAATGGACGCGGTGGCGTCTCAACCACCGGACATGGCGAGACCATCATGCGGTACAACTTGGCGCAACGCATTCTGGCCGCCATCGAGTACAAAGGACTCTCTGCCCAGGAGGCGGTGGATCAGGAGTGCCGGGAGATGACCAAGCGGCTGGGTGGCACTGGCGGTGCCATTGTGGTGGGTCACAACGGTGACCTGGGCATCGGCTTCACCTCGCAGCGCATGGCCTGGGGCTATGTCCAGGATGGCACTATATTCTATGGCATCGAGGGAAAGGTGGTGCACCAGGAGCCTTTTGAGCTGCAGGCCTAA
- the LOC108079429 gene encoding uncharacterized protein, which translates to MQILDKIRSCTGLQLERRAYAHMQGWPDKICQQCYIELTVAYRFREKCATVEKLFQSAAGLSPLQLEQQQQQQMQLKLELEQHQVRLPATLKIKRLEMEPVAVSGGAVSSALVKTTKSSYYQKIVKVDIEEVDDEESEEEAEEEEVPTAAATTTADTVTLLPDEAMVLSLTDLNETDPIKMGAESSTSSDDEEEDREEADEEEDKLLALDPWDNDQTPEHLYEIETPILEEELPSPLLLPPPPPAQATTSKLRKRTYRRVTPIVKEEADGVADSALDKDYMPVATNSKRRQSERSPKICDVCGNTYKYQHALNAHMRRHNNERPYPCEVCQKAFISNVELRRHMRVHTGQKPYGCKFCERRFSDFGSSKKHERIHTGERPYVCEVCHKGFAYAHVLSVHRRTHTGKKQFQCTKCDKGFTKKSYLSAHMDQHRGTGSGELSGGCEGEATESDFLRKPDDSFSLDSVVLGEQNKVLEECIVTNDFMFNEEDDDHGGADVDENEEAEAAGEAHHHESYPPQPDFDDVNGYQTVRSVKELVGDLLDSEEFDDESKYLID; encoded by the coding sequence ATGCAGATCCTGGACAAGATCCGCAGCTGCACCGGCCTCCAACTGGAGCGTCGCGCCTACGCACACATGCAGGGCTGGCCGGACAAGATATGCCAGCAGTGTTACATCGAGCTAACGGTGGCCTATCGCTTTCGGGAAAAGTGCGCCACAGTGGAGAAACTGTTCCAGTCGGCTGCCGGCCTCTCCCCGCTGCAgttggagcagcagcagcagcagcagatgcagcTAAAACTGGAACTCGAGCAGCACCAGGTGCGCCTGCCTGCCACGCTGAAGATCAAGCGTTTGGAGATGGAACCCGTTGCTGTATCCGGCGGCGCGGTGAGCAGTGCACTGGTCAAGACCACCAAGTCTTCATACTACCAGAAAATAGTTAAGGTGGATATAGAGGAGGTGGATGACGAAGAATCGGAAGAGGAAGCGGAAGAGGAGGAAGTGCcgacggcggcagcgacgacgacggcggATACGGTTACCCTGCTGCCGGACGAAGCCATGGTCCTGTCCTTGACCGATCTCAATGAGACCGATCCTATTAAAATGGGCGCAGAAAGCTCTACCTCCagcgacgacgaggaggaggatagGGAGGAGgctgatgaggaggaggacaaGCTGTTAGCTTTGGATCCCTGGGATAACGACCAGACGCCGGAGCATCTGTACGAAATCGAGACACCAATACTGGAGGAAGAGCTGCCGTcgccgttgctgctgccaccaccgccacctGCCCAGGCAACCACCAGCAAGCTAAGGAAGCGCACGTACCGCCGCGTTACGCCCATTGTTAAGGAGGAAGCCGATGGAGTGGCGGATTCCGCCCTAGACAAGGATTATATGCCGGTGGCGACCAACTCCAAGCGCCGCCAATCGGAGCGCTCGCCCAAGATCTGCGATGTTTGCGGGAACACGTACAAATACCAGCATGCCCTGAATGCGCATATGCGACGCCATAACAACGAGCGTCCGTATCCGTGCGAGGTGTGCCAGAAGGCGTTCATCTCGAACGTGGAGCTGCGGCGTCACATGCGCGTTCATACCGGCCAAAAGCCGTACGGCTGCAAGTTCTGTGAACGCCGCTTCTCGGATTTTGGCAGCAGCAAGAAGCACGAGCGGATTCACACCGGCGAGCGGCCGTATGTGTGTGAGGTGTGCCACAAGGGATTCGCCTACGCCCATGTCCTGTCCGTTCACCGGCGCACGCACACGGGCAAGAAGCAGTTCCAGTGCACCAAGTGCGACAAGGGATTTACCAAGAAGAGTTACCTGTCGGCGCATATGGACCAGCATCGAGGCACGGGATCGGGTGAGTTATCCGGTGGCTGCGAAGGAGAAGCAACGGAATCGGATTTCCTACGCAAGCCGGACGACTCATTCTCCCTGGACTCGGTGGTGCTGGGCGAGCAGAATAAGGTCCTCGAGGAGTGCATTGTCACCAACGACTTCATGTTCAACGAGGAGGATGATGACCATGGCGGGGCCGATGTGGATGAGAACGAGGAAGCGGAGGCGGCGGGGGAAGCCCATCATCATGAATCGTATCCGCCACAGCCAGACTTTGACGACGTCAATGGCTATCAGACAGTGCGATCTGTCAAGGAGCTGGTGGGCGATCTGCTCGATTCCGAGGAGTTTGATGACGAATCCAAATATCTGATCGACTAG